A window of the Arenibacter algicola genome harbors these coding sequences:
- a CDS encoding inorganic diphosphatase yields the protein MSSEDITSFDVLIEIPKGSRNKYEYDFALKKIRYDRMIFSSMMYPADYGFVPETLALDGDPLDVLVLVTEATFPGCVMEVKPIGVFHMTDEKGPDEKVICVPVSDPIWNKINDLSELNPHLIKEIEHFFKVYKDLEKKKVDVGGWGEQQEAREIVAKCIQRFKDSDVPKQDVSIKY from the coding sequence ATGAGCAGTGAAGATATTACGTCGTTCGATGTATTGATCGAAATACCAAAGGGTAGTAGAAACAAATATGAATACGATTTTGCCCTAAAGAAGATAAGGTACGATAGGATGATCTTTTCATCCATGATGTATCCGGCCGACTATGGGTTTGTCCCAGAAACCTTGGCATTGGATGGCGATCCGTTGGATGTCCTTGTGTTGGTGACCGAAGCAACATTTCCCGGTTGTGTAATGGAGGTAAAGCCTATTGGCGTATTTCATATGACCGATGAAAAAGGACCCGATGAAAAGGTGATCTGTGTGCCCGTATCCGATCCGATCTGGAATAAGATCAATGATCTAAGCGAATTAAATCCCCATTTAATAAAGGAAATTGAACATTTCTTTAAAGTTTACAAGGATCTTGAAAAGAAAAAAGTTGATGTTGGTGGTTGGGGAGAGCAACAGGAAGCTAGGGAAATTGTGGCAAAATGTATACAGAGGTTTAAGGATAGCGACGTGCCAAAACAGGATGTTAGTATAAAGTATTAA
- a CDS encoding DUF5686 family protein, translated as MTRILLILFLFIVQYSVSQTKVGGIVVDESGEPVSFANVLFKDSSEGTITNDNGRFYMESENTYTTLLVSFIGYETKEITLTTKVTYNMNVVLTESSEQLDEVVVYFGKTDKKNNPAIDILKKIWAKKRKNGVHMFKQYQFDKYEKVEFDLNTIDSALMKSRVFRGLEFVFNDLDTSRITGKTYLPIFLNETFSKVYGNNETAVVKEDVLGSKNSGFSNNQAIIAFIEDLYSDYDIYNNYLKFFDKSFTSPLSKTGVDTYNYVLADSAFIDNKWCYNIIYYPRRKNELTFKGDFWVNDSTYAVKNINLAVTKSANINWVKEIYIEQEFDVVNDSVFLLTRDYMLSDFSFNKKENSRGVYGKRTTVYGDYKFDQPKPNEFYKAKTDPFDPLVLNKEDDFWEANRLESLNADEKGIYKLLDTLKTVPKFKSYYNIVSILGSGYLEIDKWNLDLGDVYSIFGYNEAEGVRLRAGARTYFGQNDPWRLQGYLAYGFGDDKFKYGISGKWLVDKKSRFIISGGKRRDIEQLGISLTATTDVLGRSIASSSVFTVGSNDRLTNIDLTTFNLELEPVTNLRIGVGGSYRTLSSALPDAFSLDYIDPSAPTGISSEINQFDLSTILIYTPGKKTIGNGVERRDVNDNYSTLFLSYTNGVKNFLDSDFDYKKVQFSYTQPWQVGGLGRLLSTVETGKTFGEVPLGLLNAIPGNQTFFSVYNTFSNLDFYEFVTDTYVSAHLEHNFNGRFFSRIPFMRKWNLREIIGLRGVWGELSDENRALSAPANIPLIAPNDKIYWEYSVGVGNILKILRIDFNFRGNYLENPGARSFGVTGSFGFHF; from the coding sequence ATGACAAGAATCCTTTTAATCTTATTTCTATTTATTGTTCAATACTCTGTTTCCCAGACCAAGGTTGGGGGTATTGTAGTGGATGAGTCGGGTGAACCCGTTTCATTTGCCAATGTTCTGTTCAAGGATTCTTCAGAAGGTACCATAACCAATGACAACGGTAGGTTTTATATGGAATCGGAGAATACCTATACTACTTTATTGGTGTCTTTTATTGGATACGAAACCAAGGAAATAACTCTTACAACTAAGGTTACCTATAACATGAATGTTGTACTCACAGAGTCCAGCGAACAGTTGGATGAGGTGGTGGTTTATTTTGGCAAAACCGACAAAAAAAATAATCCGGCGATAGATATACTTAAAAAAATATGGGCCAAAAAGCGTAAGAACGGGGTTCATATGTTTAAACAATATCAGTTTGACAAGTATGAGAAAGTAGAGTTCGATCTAAATACTATAGATAGTGCCCTAATGAAGAGTAGGGTTTTTAGGGGGTTGGAATTTGTTTTCAACGATTTGGATACTTCGCGGATAACAGGGAAGACCTATTTGCCCATTTTTTTGAACGAAACTTTTTCCAAGGTCTATGGCAATAATGAGACAGCCGTGGTAAAGGAAGATGTTTTGGGGAGCAAGAACTCTGGTTTCAGCAATAATCAGGCTATAATTGCCTTTATTGAGGATCTTTATTCTGACTACGATATTTACAATAATTATTTAAAATTTTTCGACAAGAGTTTTACCAGTCCATTGTCTAAGACAGGTGTGGATACCTACAATTATGTCTTGGCGGATAGTGCCTTTATAGATAATAAATGGTGTTATAATATTATTTATTATCCCAGGCGAAAAAATGAACTTACGTTTAAAGGGGATTTTTGGGTGAACGATTCCACCTATGCGGTGAAGAATATAAATTTGGCCGTCACCAAAAGCGCCAATATCAACTGGGTAAAGGAAATTTATATTGAACAGGAGTTCGATGTGGTCAATGATTCGGTTTTTCTTTTGACCCGGGATTATATGTTGTCTGATTTTAGCTTTAATAAAAAGGAAAATTCAAGAGGGGTATATGGCAAGAGGACTACGGTCTACGGGGATTATAAATTTGATCAGCCCAAACCCAATGAATTTTATAAGGCCAAAACCGACCCATTTGACCCTTTGGTCTTGAATAAGGAAGATGACTTTTGGGAAGCCAATAGATTGGAGTCCTTAAATGCTGATGAAAAAGGGATTTATAAATTGTTGGATACCTTAAAGACAGTGCCCAAGTTTAAAAGCTACTATAACATAGTGAGTATCCTGGGGTCCGGATATCTGGAAATAGATAAATGGAATTTGGACCTGGGGGATGTGTACAGTATTTTTGGCTATAATGAAGCGGAGGGTGTCCGACTAAGGGCAGGGGCCCGGACTTATTTTGGGCAAAATGATCCGTGGCGATTGCAGGGTTATCTGGCTTATGGGTTTGGAGACGATAAGTTTAAATATGGGATTTCCGGAAAATGGCTGGTGGACAAAAAATCTAGGTTTATAATTTCGGGTGGTAAAAGAAGGGATATAGAACAATTGGGGATTAGTTTAACGGCTACTACTGATGTGCTGGGAAGGAGTATAGCCTCTTCTTCCGTGTTTACCGTTGGCTCCAATGACCGCCTTACCAATATAGATCTTACAACTTTTAATCTGGAGCTGGAACCGGTCACTAACCTTAGGATAGGAGTAGGCGGGTCCTATAGGACACTCAGTTCTGCCTTGCCCGATGCCTTTAGTTTGGATTATATAGATCCTTCCGCGCCTACAGGGATATCGTCGGAAATTAATCAATTTGACCTTTCTACCATTCTTATATATACCCCGGGAAAGAAAACCATAGGAAACGGCGTGGAAAGGCGTGATGTAAACGATAACTACAGTACCTTGTTTTTGTCCTATACCAATGGAGTTAAAAATTTCTTGGATAGTGATTTCGATTATAAAAAGGTTCAGTTCAGCTATACACAGCCTTGGCAGGTGGGTGGTCTTGGCAGGTTACTAAGTACAGTGGAGACAGGGAAGACCTTTGGAGAGGTTCCACTGGGATTGCTTAATGCCATTCCGGGAAATCAAACATTTTTCTCTGTTTACAATACTTTCTCGAATCTCGATTTTTATGAATTCGTTACCGATACTTATGTTTCGGCACATTTGGAACATAATTTTAATGGAAGGTTTTTTTCCAGAATTCCCTTTATGAGAAAATGGAACCTGAGGGAAATAATTGGCCTAAGAGGAGTCTGGGGAGAACTTTCGGATGAAAACAGGGCCTTGAGCGCTCCGGCAAATATTCCTTTAATAGCTCCAAATGATAAGATATATTGGGAGTATTCGGTAGGAGTGGGGAATATATTAAAGATTTTAAGGATAGATTTTAATTTTAGGGGAAATTATTTGGAAAACCCTGGTGCAAGGTCTTTTGGGGTAACTGGGTCTTTCGGATTTCATTTCTGA
- a CDS encoding pyruvate dehydrogenase complex E1 component subunit beta yields the protein MKTLQFREAIQEAMSEEMRRDETIYLMGEEVAEYNGAYKASKGMLDEFGPERVIDTPISELGFAGIGVGSAMIGNRPIIEFMTFNFALVGIDQIINNAAKIRQMSGGQFNCPIVFRGPTASAGQLAATHSQAFESWYANCPGLKVVVPSNPRDAKGLLKASIRDNDPVIFMESEQMYGDKGEVPEGDFTIPLGVADIRREGTDVTIVSFGKIIKEADKAADELAKENISVEIIDLRTVKPLDYEAVLKSVKKTNRLVILEEAWPFGNVATEITYHVQSNAFDYLDAPIVKINTADTPAPYSPVLLAEWLPNHEDVVKAVKKVMYKL from the coding sequence ATGAAAACACTACAGTTTAGGGAGGCTATACAGGAGGCAATGTCCGAGGAGATGAGGAGGGATGAGACCATTTATTTAATGGGTGAGGAAGTTGCTGAATACAATGGAGCCTATAAGGCTTCCAAAGGAATGTTGGATGAATTTGGACCTGAAAGGGTAATAGATACCCCTATATCCGAGCTTGGTTTTGCCGGTATTGGTGTAGGGTCGGCTATGATCGGCAATAGGCCCATTATAGAATTTATGACTTTCAATTTCGCATTGGTAGGTATTGATCAAATTATCAATAACGCAGCTAAGATCAGACAAATGTCCGGAGGCCAGTTTAATTGTCCTATTGTTTTTCGCGGTCCAACTGCCTCTGCGGGTCAATTGGCAGCAACGCATTCCCAAGCTTTTGAAAGTTGGTATGCCAACTGCCCTGGGCTAAAAGTGGTGGTTCCTTCCAATCCAAGGGATGCCAAGGGTCTTTTGAAAGCATCTATACGTGATAATGATCCGGTAATATTTATGGAGTCGGAACAAATGTACGGCGATAAAGGCGAAGTGCCCGAAGGAGATTTTACCATCCCATTAGGTGTTGCCGATATTAGGAGGGAAGGTACGGATGTCACCATTGTTTCCTTTGGTAAAATAATTAAGGAAGCGGATAAAGCGGCCGACGAATTGGCCAAGGAAAATATTAGTGTAGAAATTATTGATTTACGTACGGTTAAGCCATTGGATTACGAGGCGGTTTTAAAATCGGTAAAGAAAACCAATAGATTGGTTATTTTGGAAGAGGCTTGGCCTTTTGGCAATGTGGCCACTGAGATTACCTATCATGTTCAGTCCAACGCATTCGATTATTTGGATGCTCCGATCGTCAAGATCAATACGGCCGATACCCCCGCACCATATTCCCCAGTGCTATTGGCAGAATGGTTGCCTAATCATGAGGATGTTGTTAAGGCGGTAAAGAAGGTTATGTACAAATTATAA
- a CDS encoding electron transfer flavoprotein subunit beta/FixA family protein, translating to MKILVCLSNVPDTTSKINFTDGDTKFDTNGVQFVINPNDEFGLTRAMWFKEKQGATVHVATVGEASTEPTIRKALAIGADEAIRVNAVPVDGFFVAEQLAEIVKNGEYDLVIAGRESIDYNGGMVPGILATLLGMNFVNTCISLEIDGNNTTATREIDGGKEKIATTLPLIIGGQKGLVAESDLRIPNMRGIMMARQKKLNVVEPTSSNSATADVKFEKPEPKGKVTLVDADNIDELINLLHNEAKVI from the coding sequence ATGAAAATTTTAGTATGTCTAAGTAATGTCCCGGACACCACTTCAAAAATAAACTTCACGGATGGCGACACCAAATTTGACACCAATGGGGTTCAATTTGTAATTAATCCCAATGATGAATTTGGTCTGACACGTGCCATGTGGTTCAAGGAAAAACAAGGCGCCACTGTGCATGTAGCCACTGTGGGCGAGGCCAGCACCGAACCGACCATTAGAAAAGCGCTCGCCATAGGCGCAGATGAAGCAATACGTGTAAACGCAGTTCCCGTAGATGGCTTTTTTGTTGCCGAGCAGTTGGCAGAAATTGTTAAAAACGGAGAATACGACCTAGTAATCGCCGGGCGGGAATCCATTGATTACAATGGTGGCATGGTACCCGGTATTTTGGCCACCTTATTGGGCATGAACTTCGTTAACACCTGTATAAGTTTGGAAATTGACGGCAACAATACCACCGCTACTAGAGAGATCGATGGTGGAAAGGAAAAAATAGCAACTACTTTGCCATTGATAATAGGGGGACAAAAAGGACTTGTTGCGGAGAGCGACCTACGAATTCCGAACATGAGGGGTATTATGATGGCTCGCCAGAAGAAATTAAATGTAGTTGAACCCACTTCTTCCAATAGTGCAACTGCCGATGTTAAGTTCGAAAAACCTGAGCCAAAAGGCAAGGTTACATTGGTGGATGCCGATAATATAGACGAATTGATCAATTTATTGCACAATGAGGCGAAGGTTATCTAA
- a CDS encoding electron transfer flavoprotein subunit alpha/FixB family protein encodes MSVLVYTESENGKFKKNAHEVASYAYEVAKQLGTTATAIAINASKAEELGDFGISKVLNVSNDQLKTFNAKAFAQVIGQAAEKETAKVIILSSSADTKFLAPILTAQLKAGYVPNVVSAPESTSPFKVKRTVFSNKGFAITEISSEIKIVGVSNNAFGSAENKTTAAVESFEPNLGDDSFTSKSIEIDKVVGKATIADADIVVSGGRGLKGPENWGMIEELAEVLGAATACSKPVSDLGWRPHGEHVGQTGKPVASNLYIAIGISGAIQHLAGVSSSKVKVVINTDPEAPFFKAADYGIVGDAFEVVPKLIEKLKEFKAQNA; translated from the coding sequence ATGTCAGTTTTAGTATATACAGAATCCGAAAACGGGAAATTTAAAAAGAATGCCCATGAGGTTGCCTCCTACGCCTATGAGGTAGCAAAGCAATTGGGAACCACGGCTACGGCCATTGCCATAAATGCCAGTAAGGCCGAAGAGCTGGGAGACTTTGGAATTTCCAAAGTGTTGAATGTTTCCAATGACCAATTGAAAACCTTTAACGCAAAAGCTTTTGCCCAGGTAATTGGGCAAGCGGCAGAAAAGGAAACCGCCAAAGTAATAATTCTCAGTTCCAGTGCGGACACTAAATTCTTAGCGCCAATCCTAACTGCACAATTAAAGGCAGGCTATGTACCCAATGTGGTATCTGCCCCGGAAAGTACCAGCCCGTTCAAGGTAAAAAGAACGGTCTTTAGCAATAAGGGTTTTGCCATTACCGAAATTAGTTCTGAAATTAAAATTGTTGGTGTTTCCAATAATGCTTTTGGGAGCGCAGAAAACAAAACTACTGCCGCTGTTGAAAGTTTTGAACCCAACCTTGGGGACGATTCCTTTACCAGCAAATCTATAGAAATAGATAAGGTAGTTGGAAAAGCCACTATTGCCGATGCCGATATTGTAGTTTCTGGAGGACGTGGTTTAAAAGGACCTGAAAACTGGGGAATGATAGAAGAATTGGCAGAAGTATTGGGAGCCGCAACAGCATGCTCCAAACCTGTCTCCGATCTAGGCTGGAGACCTCACGGGGAGCACGTTGGACAAACCGGAAAACCGGTAGCAAGTAATCTATACATAGCCATAGGCATCTCCGGGGCAATTCAACATTTGGCAGGAGTTAGTTCCTCCAAGGTAAAAGTGGTGATCAATACAGACCCGGAAGCCCCATTTTTCAAAGCTGCCGACTATGGTATAGTTGGCGATGCTTTTGAAGTGGTCCCCAAGCTAATCGAAAAATTAAAGGAATTTAAGGCGCAAAACGCTTAA
- a CDS encoding bifunctional nuclease family protein, whose amino-acid sequence MSLVRLKIKGISYSQTQNGAYALILNEVDGDRKLPIVIGAFEAQSIAIALEKEIKPPRPLTHDLFKNFADRFDIVIKQVIIHKLVDGVFYSSIICERDKIEEIIDARTSDAIALALRFNAPIFTYKTILDKAGIFLKFSSKEKDKEDSDDSIMVDEILQEGETVEINPGASEAYKELSIEELYAELDKAVASEDYEKAAKLRDEISKRK is encoded by the coding sequence ATGAGTTTAGTTAGATTAAAAATAAAGGGGATTTCCTATAGCCAAACGCAAAATGGCGCGTATGCCCTTATATTGAATGAAGTTGATGGTGACCGAAAACTACCTATTGTTATAGGAGCGTTTGAAGCCCAGTCCATAGCCATTGCCTTGGAGAAGGAAATTAAGCCTCCAAGACCACTGACCCATGATCTTTTTAAGAATTTTGCCGATCGCTTCGATATTGTAATCAAACAAGTCATCATCCACAAATTGGTTGATGGGGTTTTCTATTCCAGTATTATTTGTGAACGTGATAAAATAGAGGAGATCATAGATGCCAGGACCAGTGATGCAATTGCTCTGGCCCTAAGGTTCAATGCCCCTATTTTCACTTACAAGACCATATTGGACAAAGCGGGTATATTCCTTAAATTTTCTTCAAAAGAAAAGGACAAGGAAGATTCTGACGACAGTATAATGGTCGATGAAATTCTTCAGGAAGGAGAAACTGTAGAAATAAATCCAGGTGCTTCCGAAGCTTACAAAGAACTCAGTATCGAGGAATTATATGCCGAGCTGGACAAGGCCGTTGCCAGCGAAGATTATGAGAAGGCGGCAAAACTCAGGGACGAAATCTCCAAACGTAAATAG
- a CDS encoding NupC/NupG family nucleoside CNT transporter, translated as MRNKLWVLFIFCFIAFPSLAQEISNPNLPQNSPEIIANQGASFQSLWRGILGMISLIFIAYLFSNNKKAINWKTAGIGLFIQLLLAICILIGEKIGFNAFGYRFDLSFVSKIFEVGGKIFVSILDFTRAGSKFLFEGLVVDMDTFGFIFAFQVLPTIIFFSALTSVLFYLGIIQKVVQALAWLLTKSLGISGAESLSVTGNIFLGQTEAPLLIKAYLEKMTRSEMLLVMIGGMATVAGAVLAAYIGFLGGDDPILRLQFAKHLLAASVMAAPGAIVISKILYPQTEAINTDVHVSNEKIGSNILDSISNGTTEGLKLAVNVGAMLLVFVAFIAMINGILNWTGNITDLNSWIALNSPYENFSLEAILGTIFAPLTWLIGVDSVDIMLMGQLLGIKLAASEFIGYIQLAELKNIASSTHFTYNKSVIMATYMLCGFANFASIGIQIGGIGSLAPGQRKTLSEFGMKAVLGGSIASLLSATIAGMILG; from the coding sequence ATGAGAAATAAGCTTTGGGTTTTATTTATTTTCTGCTTTATAGCATTTCCATCCCTGGCCCAAGAAATAAGCAACCCAAACTTACCGCAGAATTCTCCCGAAATCATCGCCAATCAAGGGGCATCATTTCAAAGTCTATGGAGAGGAATTCTTGGAATGATATCGTTGATTTTTATTGCCTACCTCTTTAGCAATAACAAGAAAGCCATTAATTGGAAAACGGCGGGAATTGGACTCTTTATCCAACTACTTTTGGCCATTTGTATTTTAATTGGCGAAAAAATAGGTTTCAATGCTTTCGGATATAGATTCGACCTCAGCTTTGTTTCAAAAATCTTCGAAGTTGGAGGAAAAATTTTTGTCAGCATTCTGGATTTCACGAGGGCTGGAAGCAAATTCCTGTTTGAAGGTCTGGTAGTGGACATGGATACTTTCGGTTTTATTTTTGCATTTCAAGTCCTCCCTACGATTATCTTCTTTTCGGCCTTGACATCGGTCCTGTTCTATTTGGGCATTATCCAAAAGGTAGTGCAAGCATTGGCTTGGTTACTGACCAAATCATTGGGGATTTCGGGTGCTGAAAGTTTAAGCGTAACAGGAAATATATTTTTAGGGCAAACAGAAGCTCCTTTATTAATCAAGGCCTATTTGGAAAAAATGACCCGATCGGAAATGCTTTTGGTGATGATCGGAGGCATGGCAACCGTTGCCGGGGCCGTTTTAGCGGCCTATATTGGTTTTTTAGGTGGAGACGACCCAATCCTAAGATTGCAGTTTGCAAAACACCTCCTGGCCGCATCGGTCATGGCCGCTCCGGGAGCCATTGTTATCTCCAAAATTTTATACCCGCAAACCGAAGCAATCAATACAGATGTACATGTTTCCAATGAAAAAATTGGTTCCAATATTCTGGATTCCATCTCCAACGGAACCACCGAAGGCTTAAAATTGGCCGTAAATGTCGGCGCCATGCTACTGGTATTTGTGGCCTTTATTGCCATGATAAATGGTATTTTAAATTGGACCGGCAACATTACAGATCTAAACTCATGGATTGCACTGAATTCGCCCTACGAGAATTTTTCCCTGGAAGCTATTCTGGGAACTATTTTTGCCCCCCTGACGTGGCTAATAGGAGTGGATTCGGTAGATATTATGCTAATGGGTCAGCTTTTGGGCATCAAATTGGCCGCAAGTGAATTTATTGGATACATACAATTGGCCGAACTAAAAAATATTGCCAGCAGCACCCATTTTACCTATAACAAATCGGTGATAATGGCTACTTATATGTTATGTGGTTTTGCCAATTTTGCTTCTATTGGCATTCAGATCGGGGGCATAGGTTCCCTGGCACCAGGACAGAGAAAAACGTTATCGGAATTTGGAATGAAAGCCGTTTTGGGCGGATCTATCGCCTCTTTGCTTTCGGCTACTATTGCCGGTATGATTTTGGGGTAA
- a CDS encoding thymidylate synthase, whose amino-acid sequence MKQYHDLLKHVLENGTQKGDRTGTGTKSVFGYQMRFDLAEGFPMVTTKKLHLKSIVHELLWFLKGDTNIGYLQENGVRIWNEWADENGDLGPVYGYQWRNWNGDEIDQIKEIVHALKTNPNSRRMLVSAWNPSVLPDTSLSFSENVANGKAALPPCHAFFQFYVADGKLSCQLYQRSADIFLGVPFNIASYALFTLMMAQVCGLQPGEFIHTFGDAHIYNNHFEQVELQLSREPRPLPKMVLNPEVKDIFHFSFDDFSLLDYDPHPHIKGIVAV is encoded by the coding sequence ATGAAACAATACCACGATTTACTAAAACATGTATTGGAAAATGGAACCCAAAAGGGAGATAGGACCGGTACAGGTACCAAAAGTGTTTTTGGATATCAAATGCGTTTTGACCTGGCGGAGGGTTTCCCCATGGTCACAACGAAAAAACTCCACTTAAAATCCATTGTCCATGAATTGCTCTGGTTTTTAAAGGGCGATACCAATATTGGCTATTTACAGGAAAACGGGGTACGCATTTGGAACGAATGGGCAGATGAAAATGGAGATTTGGGTCCTGTTTATGGATATCAGTGGCGTAATTGGAATGGTGATGAGATAGACCAAATAAAAGAAATTGTACACGCCCTCAAAACTAACCCCAACAGTCGCCGCATGCTGGTTTCTGCTTGGAACCCGAGTGTTCTTCCCGACACCTCATTGTCATTTTCGGAAAATGTAGCCAATGGAAAAGCCGCATTGCCTCCTTGCCATGCCTTTTTTCAGTTCTATGTTGCCGATGGTAAGTTGTCCTGTCAATTATACCAAAGAAGCGCCGATATATTTTTAGGAGTACCCTTCAATATAGCATCCTATGCCCTGTTCACACTTATGATGGCACAGGTTTGCGGATTACAACCAGGCGAATTCATTCACACCTTTGGGGACGCACATATTTACAACAACCATTTTGAACAAGTAGAATTGCAATTAAGTAGAGAACCTAGACCCTTACCAAAAATGGTTTTAAATCCAGAGGTAAAGGATATATTCCACTTTAGTTTCGACGACTTTAGTTTGTTGGATTATGATCCACACCCACACATAAAGGGTATTGTGGCAGTCTAG
- a CDS encoding isoamylase early set domain-containing protein: MGITKQYLKSKPICKVTFSVPAEDAKKVAVVGDFNNWSPKGSALKKLKNGTFKGTFDLPKEGTYEFKYIVDGNYVNEAEADRYQWNEFAGTENSVLEL; the protein is encoded by the coding sequence ATGGGAATTACAAAACAATACTTAAAGAGTAAGCCAATATGCAAGGTAACTTTTTCTGTTCCTGCTGAGGATGCAAAGAAGGTGGCTGTAGTTGGAGATTTTAATAATTGGAGCCCAAAAGGTAGTGCGTTGAAAAAATTAAAAAACGGAACCTTCAAGGGGACTTTCGATTTGCCAAAGGAAGGTACATACGAGTTTAAATATATAGTGGATGGCAATTATGTAAACGAAGCTGAGGCCGATCGCTACCAGTGGAACGAATTTGCCGGAACTGAGAATTCAGTATTGGAACTTTAA
- a CDS encoding aminotransferase class V-fold PLP-dependent enzyme, translating to MQKFIKQFPVLSQYTYVNTATSGLLYDGLLDWRQEHDLDFLIGGSTMKMEGHRLISETRNSVGKFFGCKTDNVALVPNFSIGLNLLLEGLEPKGKVLLLEGDYPSLNWPFESRGHATYFLKVTDALEENIYDRIKLDNINVLALSLVQWLNGIKVDLGFLRNLKKDFPDLLIIADGTQFLGTESFNFEDSGIDVLGASSYKWLLGGYGNGFMMFADDAPAKFKVKATGFNASGWDIEGREKVSFAKQFEPGHLDTFNFGSLNYSLGFLNEVGMDNISEQIKKLALKAKGELENLGLLEESVVKRKVHSSIFNIRGNKDLFAKFMEHDVVCAQRGNGIRLSFHFYNTENEIDKIIGILKSS from the coding sequence ATGCAAAAGTTTATCAAGCAATTCCCAGTTTTAAGTCAGTATACCTATGTCAACACTGCTACATCGGGCCTTCTTTATGACGGTCTTCTGGATTGGCGGCAAGAACATGACCTGGATTTTCTGATTGGCGGGAGCACAATGAAGATGGAAGGTCACCGGCTTATCTCGGAAACTAGAAATTCTGTTGGAAAATTCTTTGGCTGCAAAACCGATAATGTGGCCTTGGTACCAAATTTTTCCATTGGACTCAATCTATTGTTGGAAGGCTTGGAACCTAAAGGGAAGGTTTTACTGTTGGAAGGCGATTATCCTTCTCTGAACTGGCCATTTGAAAGTAGGGGGCATGCCACTTATTTTCTAAAAGTAACGGATGCTTTGGAGGAAAATATTTATGATAGGATAAAATTGGACAACATAAATGTTTTGGCCCTTAGTTTGGTTCAGTGGCTAAATGGGATTAAGGTGGATCTGGGGTTCCTGAGGAATTTGAAAAAAGATTTCCCCGATCTATTGATCATTGCGGACGGTACGCAATTTTTGGGCACCGAGAGCTTTAATTTTGAAGACTCCGGTATAGATGTACTGGGTGCCAGTTCCTATAAATGGTTGCTAGGTGGCTATGGCAACGGTTTTATGATGTTTGCAGATGACGCTCCGGCCAAATTCAAGGTTAAAGCTACAGGTTTTAATGCCTCTGGTTGGGATATAGAAGGTAGGGAGAAAGTTTCCTTTGCCAAACAATTTGAACCGGGACATTTGGATACCTTCAATTTCGGGAGTTTAAACTATTCCTTGGGGTTTTTGAATGAAGTTGGAATGGATAATATTTCCGAGCAGATCAAAAAACTTGCTTTAAAGGCAAAGGGTGAACTGGAAAATTTAGGTTTGTTGGAAGAGTCCGTTGTCAAAAGAAAAGTACATAGTTCTATATTCAATATCCGGGGGAATAAGGATTTGTTCGCCAAGTTTATGGAGCACGATGTGGTTTGTGCACAACGTGGAAATGGCATTCGTTTAAGTTTTCATTTCTACAATACAGAAAATGAGATAGATAAGATTATTGGAATCTTAAAAAGTAGTTAG
- a CDS encoding 2TM domain-containing protein: MFSKNKKKSLIEIEQHELLEHAQTRIKQKKRLYNHFVVFLIGSVFMIIINKILKYGVEYNWFVWAITFWAFLFAIHIFNVFVTSKFMGLEWERTQREKLVLKQKQKISELQKEIETEFPLSNINKKKEE; this comes from the coding sequence ATGTTCTCCAAGAATAAAAAAAAATCACTTATAGAAATAGAACAGCATGAACTACTGGAACATGCCCAAACCAGAATAAAGCAAAAGAAGCGACTTTATAATCATTTTGTTGTGTTTTTGATCGGCAGTGTATTTATGATCATCATCAATAAAATATTAAAGTATGGTGTGGAGTACAACTGGTTTGTCTGGGCCATTACCTTTTGGGCCTTTTTGTTCGCAATCCACATATTTAACGTATTTGTCACCTCCAAATTTATGGGACTGGAGTGGGAAAGGACACAGAGGGAAAAATTGGTTCTGAAACAGAAACAGAAAATATCAGAATTGCAGAAGGAAATAGAAACGGAATTTCCATTGTCCAACATCAATAAAAAAAAAGAAGAGTGA